In Achromobacter spanius, the following proteins share a genomic window:
- a CDS encoding energy transducer TonB — MPSFQRGSNSSSPSSFGIRAGAGLAVVALHAAVIGAIFMAPTTRPELEEPEAVMVSLVDAPIPQVAKAEPTPEPPQPVVEPPPEPQPEIEPEPEPEPEPELKPEPEPEPEPVVEKPPMPAPKPKPKPKPKPKPQPKQEVKPEPKPETPPPQTPPTGAVDGAQASASPQQGPPPDQPVLVSSIEFQGARPMPTYPMASRRMREEGRVLVLVEINTQGLVERATIDTSSGFSRLDESALTAARKAKFKPYTRNGVAYPAKAKIPFDFVMRN; from the coding sequence ATGCCTAGTTTTCAACGCGGTTCGAATTCTTCTTCGCCGTCTTCATTTGGTATACGCGCTGGCGCCGGACTGGCGGTTGTCGCACTTCACGCGGCTGTAATCGGAGCCATTTTCATGGCGCCCACGACTCGTCCTGAGCTTGAGGAACCCGAGGCCGTCATGGTCAGCTTGGTCGATGCGCCCATTCCGCAGGTCGCCAAGGCTGAACCCACGCCCGAACCGCCGCAGCCGGTGGTTGAGCCTCCGCCCGAGCCGCAGCCCGAAATCGAGCCGGAACCCGAGCCCGAACCCGAGCCTGAATTGAAGCCCGAACCGGAACCCGAGCCCGAGCCGGTGGTTGAAAAGCCGCCGATGCCGGCGCCGAAGCCCAAACCCAAACCAAAGCCCAAACCCAAGCCGCAACCCAAGCAGGAAGTCAAACCCGAGCCCAAGCCGGAGACGCCGCCGCCACAGACACCGCCCACGGGCGCGGTCGATGGCGCCCAGGCTTCGGCAAGCCCGCAGCAGGGTCCGCCGCCCGATCAGCCCGTGCTGGTGTCGAGCATCGAATTCCAGGGCGCGCGGCCCATGCCTACCTACCCGATGGCATCGCGCCGCATGCGGGAAGAGGGGCGGGTGCTGGTGCTGGTGGAGATCAATACGCAGGGCCTGGTGGAACGCGCAACGATCGACACGTCATCGGGCTTTTCGAGGCTGGATGAATCCGCGCTGACCGCGGCTCGCAAGGCCAAGTTCAAGCCCTATACCCGTAACGGCGTGGCCTATCCCGCCAAAGCCAAAATTCCGTTCGATTTCGTAATGAGGAACTGA
- a CDS encoding HU family DNA-binding protein, with protein sequence MNKTELIDHIASKADISKAAAGRSLDALIGAVKTTLKKGGTVTLVGFGTFAVSARAARTGRNPRTGETIKIKKAKVPKFRPGKALKDAVN encoded by the coding sequence ATGAACAAAACTGAACTCATCGATCACATCGCCAGCAAGGCCGATATCTCCAAGGCTGCCGCCGGCCGTTCGCTCGACGCCCTGATCGGTGCCGTCAAGACCACGCTGAAGAAAGGCGGCACGGTAACGTTGGTTGGCTTTGGCACGTTTGCCGTGTCGGCTCGCGCTGCTCGCACCGGCCGTAACCCGCGTACGGGCGAAACCATCAAGATCAAGAAGGCCAAGGTGCCGAAGTTCCGTCCGGGCAAGGCCCTGAAGGACGCCGTCAACTAA
- a CDS encoding response regulator transcription factor has protein sequence MRVLVIEDDTTLGHALQEFLADQGYAVDWLTEGDRVLGALAGQPYDLMLLDLNLPGMSGLDVLRQLRQDGNQVPVLILTARDGIEDRVAGLDAGADDYVTKPFELPELAARVRAFGRRRAGQAQPLIEVGPLVFDTVGREVRANGQRLSLSVRELSVLEMLMARVGRVVTKRQIVNSLSAWDADFSENAVEVYVYRLRKRLEGTGASIQTVRGFGYMLDVETA, from the coding sequence ATGCGAGTTCTGGTAATCGAAGACGACACCACCCTGGGCCATGCGCTCCAGGAATTCCTGGCCGACCAGGGTTATGCGGTCGACTGGCTGACTGAAGGCGACCGAGTGCTGGGCGCCTTGGCTGGTCAGCCTTACGACCTCATGCTGCTCGACCTAAATTTGCCCGGCATGAGCGGGCTTGATGTGCTGCGGCAGTTGCGCCAGGACGGCAATCAAGTCCCCGTCCTTATCCTCACCGCGCGCGACGGCATCGAAGACCGCGTCGCGGGCCTGGACGCCGGCGCCGACGATTACGTCACCAAACCCTTTGAACTGCCCGAGCTGGCGGCGCGCGTGCGTGCCTTTGGCCGGCGGCGCGCGGGCCAGGCGCAACCCCTGATCGAAGTCGGCCCGCTGGTGTTCGACACGGTCGGCCGCGAAGTACGCGCCAATGGCCAACGCCTGTCCTTGTCGGTGCGCGAGCTCTCCGTGCTGGAAATGCTGATGGCCCGCGTGGGCCGTGTCGTCACCAAGCGCCAGATAGTGAACTCCCTGTCCGCCTGGGATGCCGATTTCAGCGAAAACGCGGTCGAAGTCTACGTCTACCGCCTGCGCAAACGCCTGGAAGGCACCGGCGCCAGCATCCAGACGGTGCGCGGCTTCGGCTACATGCTGGATGTGGAAACGGCCTGA
- the argG gene encoding argininosuccinate synthase: MTTILPNLPTGQKVGIAFSGGLDTSAALLWMRNNGAIPYAYTANLGQPDESDYDEIPRKALAYGAENARLIDCRAQLVAEGIAALQAGAFHISTAGITYFNTTPIGRAVTGTMLVAAMKEDDVNIWGDGSTFKGNDIERFYRYGLLTNPDLKIYKPWLDQRFIDELGGRSEMSEYMRQAGFDYKMSAEKAYSTDSNLLGATHEAKDLEQLNSGIRIVKPIMGVAFWRDDVAVKAEEVTVRFEEGQPVALNGVEYSDPVELLLEANRIGGRHGLGMSDQIENRIIEAKSRGIYEAPGLALLFIAYERLVTGIHNEDTIEQYRENGRKLGRLLYQGRWFDPQAIMLRETAQRWVARAITGEVTIELRRGNDYSLLNTESANLTYAPERLSMEKVENAPFTPADRIGQLTMRNLDIVDTREKLFTYVKTGLLASSGTSLPQLKDVAKKK, from the coding sequence ATGACCACTATCCTCCCGAACCTTCCTACCGGCCAGAAGGTCGGCATCGCCTTTTCCGGCGGTCTCGACACCAGCGCGGCCCTGCTGTGGATGCGCAACAACGGCGCCATCCCCTACGCCTACACGGCCAACCTGGGTCAGCCTGACGAATCCGACTACGACGAAATCCCCCGCAAGGCCTTGGCCTACGGCGCTGAAAATGCCCGCCTGATCGACTGCCGCGCGCAGTTGGTGGCCGAAGGCATTGCCGCCCTGCAAGCGGGCGCGTTCCATATCTCGACCGCCGGCATCACCTACTTCAACACGACGCCCATCGGCCGCGCCGTCACCGGCACGATGCTGGTGGCCGCCATGAAGGAAGACGACGTCAACATCTGGGGCGACGGCAGCACGTTCAAGGGCAACGACATCGAGCGCTTCTACCGCTACGGCCTGTTGACCAACCCGGACCTGAAGATCTACAAGCCCTGGCTCGACCAGCGCTTCATCGACGAACTGGGCGGCCGTTCGGAAATGTCCGAATACATGCGCCAAGCCGGCTTCGACTACAAGATGTCGGCCGAAAAAGCCTACTCGACCGACTCCAACCTGCTGGGCGCCACCCACGAAGCCAAGGACCTGGAACAACTGAATTCCGGCATCCGCATCGTCAAGCCCATCATGGGCGTGGCGTTCTGGCGCGATGACGTGGCCGTGAAGGCCGAAGAAGTCACGGTGCGCTTCGAGGAAGGCCAACCGGTCGCCCTGAACGGCGTGGAATACAGCGACCCGGTCGAACTGCTGCTGGAAGCCAACCGCATCGGCGGCCGTCACGGCCTGGGCATGAGCGACCAGATCGAAAACCGCATCATCGAGGCCAAGAGCCGCGGCATCTACGAGGCACCGGGCCTGGCGCTGCTGTTCATCGCCTACGAACGCCTGGTCACCGGCATCCACAACGAAGACACTATCGAGCAGTACCGCGAAAACGGCCGCAAGCTGGGCCGCCTGCTGTACCAAGGCCGCTGGTTCGACCCGCAAGCCATCATGCTGCGCGAAACGGCCCAGCGCTGGGTTGCCCGCGCCATCACCGGCGAAGTCACCATCGAACTGCGTCGCGGCAATGACTATTCGCTGCTGAACACCGAATCGGCCAACCTGACGTACGCGCCGGAACGCCTGTCGATGGAAAAGGTTGAAAACGCCCCGTTCACGCCGGCCGACCGCATCGGCCAACTGACCATGCGCAACCTCGACATCGTCGACACCCGCGAAAAGCTCTTCACCTACGTGAAGACCGGTTTGCTGGCGTCCAGTGGCACGTCGCTGCCGCAACTGAAAGACGTGGCCAAGAAGAAGTAA
- a CDS encoding Fe2+-dependent dioxygenase — translation MLIQIADVFTPDEAADIRQRLDASEWVDGKVTAGYQSAEVKRNRQLPEQHPLAQELGNLILQRLATNNLFMSAALPRKIFPPLFNRYESGEAFGYHVDNAVRGITGTAERVRTDLSATLFFSEPDSYDGGELVIDDTYGPRAVKLPAGHMVLYPGTSLHKVNPVTRGARVSSFFWMQSLVREDSQRALLLDMDVAIQRLNQDVAGHASIVQLTGIYHNLLRRWADV, via the coding sequence ATGCTTATACAGATTGCAGACGTTTTCACGCCCGACGAGGCGGCTGATATCCGCCAGCGGCTGGATGCCTCCGAATGGGTGGACGGCAAGGTCACGGCGGGCTACCAGTCCGCCGAGGTCAAGCGCAACCGTCAGTTGCCCGAACAGCATCCGTTGGCGCAGGAACTGGGCAACCTGATCCTGCAGCGGCTGGCCACGAACAACCTGTTCATGTCAGCGGCCTTGCCGCGCAAGATCTTCCCGCCCCTGTTCAACCGTTATGAGAGCGGCGAGGCCTTTGGCTACCACGTGGATAACGCGGTGCGGGGCATCACGGGTACGGCCGAACGCGTGCGCACGGACTTGTCCGCCACGCTGTTTTTCTCGGAACCTGATTCCTATGACGGCGGCGAACTCGTCATCGATGACACCTACGGACCGCGCGCGGTGAAGTTGCCCGCGGGGCACATGGTGTTGTACCCGGGTACCAGCCTGCACAAGGTGAATCCGGTGACGCGCGGTGCGCGCGTCAGTTCGTTTTTCTGGATGCAAAGCCTGGTGCGCGAAGATAGCCAGCGCGCATTGCTGCTGGACATGGACGTGGCCATCCAGCGGCTGAATCAAGACGTGGCGGGGCATGCATCGATCGTGCAACTGACCGGCATTTATCACAATTTGCTGCGCCGCTGGGCGGATGTTTGA
- a CDS encoding amidohydrolase family protein, which produces MPDCRPPLASPSRPCHTLPPGACDTHCHVFGPGDVFPYAEGRSYTPPDAPYSAMAALHAHLGVERAVVVQANCHGSDHSALLDALAQSGGRYRGVALLGADATATSVKHLHDGGVRAARFNFVPHLGGAPEPAVFDHVVALIAPLGWHLCLHVDGAMLPELLPRLLALPVPFVVDHMGRLKAADGLESPAMRALLSLADVPQAWVKVSGIDRIASGKRPFAEGIPFVRALTLAMPDRSLWGTDWPHPNVAGDMPDDGELVDTFFEACPDAGLRQRVLVDNPARLYGFA; this is translated from the coding sequence GTGCCCGATTGCCGTCCTCCGCTTGCGTCTCCGTCCCGTCCTTGCCACACGCTGCCGCCGGGCGCTTGCGACACGCATTGCCACGTGTTCGGGCCAGGCGATGTGTTCCCGTATGCCGAGGGCCGGTCGTACACGCCGCCCGATGCGCCGTACTCCGCCATGGCCGCGCTGCACGCGCACCTGGGCGTTGAGCGCGCGGTGGTGGTGCAGGCCAACTGCCACGGCTCGGACCACAGCGCCTTGCTGGACGCGCTGGCGCAAAGCGGCGGGCGCTATCGCGGCGTGGCCTTGCTGGGGGCGGATGCTACGGCGACCAGCGTCAAGCATCTGCATGATGGCGGCGTGCGCGCCGCGCGCTTCAACTTCGTGCCGCACTTGGGCGGCGCGCCGGAGCCCGCCGTGTTCGACCACGTGGTCGCCTTGATTGCGCCGCTGGGCTGGCACCTGTGCCTGCACGTGGATGGGGCGATGTTGCCCGAACTGTTGCCGCGCCTGCTGGCGCTGCCCGTGCCGTTTGTCGTGGACCACATGGGGCGCCTGAAGGCTGCCGACGGGCTGGAGTCGCCCGCAATGCGGGCCTTGCTGAGCCTGGCTGATGTACCCCAGGCCTGGGTCAAGGTGTCGGGCATTGACCGTATCGCGTCGGGCAAGCGCCCGTTCGCCGAAGGCATCCCGTTTGTGCGCGCGCTGACCCTGGCCATGCCGGACCGCAGCCTGTGGGGCACCGACTGGCCGCATCCCAACGTGGCGGGCGACATGCCCGATGACGGCGAACTGGTGGACACGTTCTTTGAAGCGTGCCCGGATGCCGGATTGCGCCAGCGGGTGCTGGTGGACAACCCCGCAAGACTGTACGGATTCGCGTAG
- a CDS encoding potassium transporter Kup, with product MSQAPAGVPSPTGAHAGGVHAPSSRAALILGALGVVYGDIGTSPLYTLRACLTGLSVHTDLEPAHLLGVLSILFWMLMLVVSLKYVTLVLRADNRGEGGTLALLELAVRSREGKLRWVLIVLGIFGAALFYGDSMITPAISVLSALEGIGIVSHTLDRWVVPIALVVLVALFAIQSHGTGLMGKLFGPVMLVWFGTLAALGGWQIWQTPEVLAALNPMWGLRFVVEFPLISFVLLGAVVLALTGAEALYADMGHFGRPAIRGAWFSMVLPALTLCYFGQGALLLRNPEAIRNPFFLMAPDWGLVPLVALATIATIVASQAVISGAYSVTRQAVQLGFWPRMQILHTSAVEKGQIYLPQVNALLLCAVLVLVLLFRNSDNLAAAYGFAVTGTMLTTSVLAFAVLPRGTTGIKRMAWFAVLGFLLLFDVLLFSANVFKIHEGGWLPLLVAIVVFTLMMTWRRGRRLLSDMQQRDRQPLKEFMEQLEQYPPSRVPGTAIFMTMNSGNVPPALLHNLKHNKVLHDHVLFLTILVADVPYISPEERFVVNKLSSSSWTATVNYGFKEDPDVPEALRLVAEAYPELDLEPMRTSYFLSRQTVVAARKPALLRWRRAVFSFMARNSTRSTKFFKIPANRVVEMGMQVEL from the coding sequence ATGAGCCAAGCCCCGGCTGGTGTCCCTTCCCCGACTGGCGCCCATGCGGGCGGCGTGCATGCGCCGTCGTCGCGCGCGGCGCTGATCCTGGGGGCCTTGGGCGTTGTGTATGGCGACATCGGCACCAGTCCGCTGTATACGCTGCGGGCCTGCCTGACCGGCCTGAGCGTGCACACCGATCTGGAGCCCGCGCATTTGCTGGGCGTGCTGTCCATCCTGTTCTGGATGCTGATGCTGGTGGTGTCCCTGAAGTACGTCACGCTGGTGCTGCGCGCCGACAACCGCGGTGAAGGCGGCACGCTGGCGCTGCTGGAATTGGCGGTGCGGTCGCGCGAAGGCAAATTGCGCTGGGTGCTGATCGTGCTGGGGATATTCGGCGCGGCGCTGTTCTATGGCGACAGCATGATTACGCCCGCCATTTCGGTGTTGTCCGCGCTGGAAGGCATCGGCATCGTGTCGCACACCCTGGATCGCTGGGTGGTGCCGATAGCGCTGGTGGTGCTGGTGGCCTTGTTCGCGATTCAATCGCATGGCACGGGCTTGATGGGCAAGCTGTTCGGCCCGGTGATGCTGGTGTGGTTCGGCACGCTGGCCGCCTTGGGCGGCTGGCAAATCTGGCAGACCCCGGAAGTGCTGGCGGCCTTGAACCCCATGTGGGGCCTGCGCTTTGTCGTCGAATTTCCGCTGATCAGTTTCGTGCTGCTGGGCGCCGTCGTGCTGGCGCTGACGGGCGCCGAGGCCTTGTACGCCGACATGGGCCACTTCGGCCGGCCCGCCATTCGCGGCGCCTGGTTCAGCATGGTGTTGCCGGCCTTGACGCTGTGTTATTTCGGCCAGGGCGCGCTGTTGCTGCGCAACCCGGAAGCCATCCGCAACCCGTTCTTCCTGATGGCGCCGGACTGGGGTCTCGTGCCCTTGGTGGCGCTGGCCACCATCGCCACCATCGTGGCGTCGCAAGCCGTGATTTCCGGCGCGTACTCCGTCACGCGCCAGGCGGTCCAACTGGGCTTTTGGCCGCGCATGCAGATCCTGCATACGTCCGCCGTGGAAAAGGGCCAGATCTATCTGCCGCAGGTCAACGCGCTGCTGCTGTGCGCGGTGCTGGTGCTGGTGCTGCTGTTCCGCAATTCCGATAATCTGGCCGCGGCCTATGGGTTTGCGGTAACGGGCACGATGCTGACCACGTCGGTGCTGGCTTTCGCCGTGCTGCCGCGCGGTACGACGGGCATCAAGCGCATGGCGTGGTTCGCTGTCCTGGGCTTCTTGCTGCTGTTTGACGTGCTGCTGTTTTCGGCCAACGTGTTCAAGATTCACGAAGGCGGCTGGTTGCCGCTGCTGGTGGCCATTGTGGTGTTCACGCTGATGATGACGTGGCGTCGCGGACGCCGCCTGCTGTCGGACATGCAGCAACGTGACCGGCAGCCGCTGAAGGAATTCATGGAGCAACTGGAGCAATACCCGCCATCGCGCGTGCCGGGCACCGCGATCTTCATGACGATGAATTCGGGCAACGTGCCGCCGGCGCTGCTGCATAACCTGAAGCACAACAAGGTGCTGCACGACCACGTGCTGTTCCTGACAATCCTGGTGGCCGACGTGCCGTACATCTCGCCCGAAGAGCGTTTCGTGGTGAACAAGCTTTCGTCGTCGAGCTGGACGGCAACAGTGAATTACGGCTTCAAGGAAGATCCGGATGTGCCGGAGGCGTTGCGCCTGGTGGCCGAAGCGTATCCCGAGCTGGATCTGGAGCCGATGCGCACCTCGTATTTCCTGTCGCGCCAAACGGTGGTGGCCGCACGCAAGCCCGCGCTGTTGCGATGGAGGCGCGCCGTGTTTTCCTTCATGGCGCGGAACTCGACGCGCAGCACGAAGTTCTTCAAGATTCCCGCCAACCGCGTGGTGGAAATGGGCATGCAGGTAGAGCTGTAG
- a CDS encoding sensor histidine kinase — MTHERTPSAPTPTRPLLPSRSLARHLVIRLMPPILLLVLLDLAATWVITHKIDMSLWMLEDFFWLMVVGQIALIALFTWVVVQGVRSGLRSVNLLSEEIRQRSIDDMQPLEVAGVPVEIEPLVTHTNDMLLRLDASLAAQRRFIGHAAHQLRTPLSGLRLESELMLARPLPDDVRARAERIKAVSDRMIRLGQQLLVLARADPNARPQDSFVRIDLCEWVRVHGAEWFPRVREARYELDLVAPDAPIWIDADPLLLAELLSNLIDNALRYGNETGRITLIVGANPPSLTVEDDGPGIPPEERDRVFEAFYRSPTATAGGSGLGLAIVREIAHAHGAWWKLTSRPDFSGTRLSVVFPGPRKGAQLTRQELRS; from the coding sequence ATGACGCACGAACGCACTCCTTCTGCTCCCACGCCCACTCGCCCCTTGCTCCCTTCCCGCTCGCTTGCCCGGCATCTTGTCATTCGCTTGATGCCCCCGATTCTGCTGCTTGTCCTGCTGGACCTGGCGGCCACATGGGTGATCACGCACAAGATCGACATGTCGCTCTGGATGCTCGAGGATTTCTTCTGGCTGATGGTGGTGGGGCAGATTGCGCTGATTGCGTTGTTTACCTGGGTGGTGGTGCAGGGCGTGCGTTCCGGGCTGCGCTCGGTGAACCTCTTGTCCGAGGAAATCCGGCAGCGCTCCATTGACGACATGCAGCCTTTGGAAGTGGCCGGCGTGCCGGTCGAGATCGAGCCCCTGGTCACGCACACCAACGACATGCTGCTGCGGCTGGATGCCTCGCTGGCGGCGCAGCGCCGCTTTATCGGCCATGCCGCGCACCAACTGCGCACCCCCTTGTCCGGCCTGAGGCTGGAATCCGAACTGATGCTGGCGCGCCCCTTGCCCGACGATGTTCGGGCGCGTGCCGAGCGCATCAAGGCCGTGAGCGACCGGATGATCCGCCTGGGCCAGCAATTGCTGGTGCTGGCGCGCGCCGACCCCAATGCCCGTCCGCAAGACAGCTTTGTGCGCATCGACCTGTGCGAATGGGTGCGGGTGCATGGCGCCGAGTGGTTTCCGCGCGTGCGCGAGGCGCGCTACGAACTGGACCTGGTGGCGCCGGACGCTCCGATCTGGATCGATGCCGATCCCTTGCTGCTGGCCGAACTGCTCAGCAACCTGATCGACAACGCCTTGCGCTATGGCAACGAAACCGGCCGCATCACGCTGATCGTGGGCGCCAACCCGCCGTCGCTGACGGTCGAGGATGACGGGCCCGGCATTCCGCCCGAAGAACGCGACCGCGTGTTTGAAGCTTTTTACCGTTCGCCCACCGCCACGGCCGGCGGCTCGGGCCTGGGGTTGGCCATCGTGCGCGAGATCGCGCACGCCCATGGCGCCTGGTGGAAACTGACCAGCCGCCCCGACTTCTCTGGAACACGGCTGTCCGTCGTGTTCCCCGGCCCCCGCAAAGGGGCTCAACTTACTCGTCAAGAACTCCGATCATGA
- a CDS encoding MotA/TolQ/ExbB proton channel family protein — protein sequence MSNALHGATLVAQATTSPAAPAAAAAAPAAQQAATAGAGVVQQSADALQSAAATLPSLPAPAPVATPDMGFLHFVAQSDFVGKSLFVILILMSLVTWYLILVKAASNVSMRKRSADFLNKFWNASSLEQVEHEISTHGARDPFSHLASHAMHAQAHHNKFGATKLEESGSNSDFVTRTMRKVIDEETAKLENGLTVLASVGSTAPFVGLFGTVWGVYHALVGIGLSDGVTINRIAGPVGEALIMTGLGLAVAIPAVLAYNTFVRNNRVFLSRLDAFAHDLFAFLTTGQQVMLSDGKVRALRRQNGNGAAVQRGSE from the coding sequence ATGTCCAACGCACTGCATGGCGCCACCCTGGTGGCGCAGGCGACGACCAGCCCGGCCGCACCGGCTGCCGCCGCCGCTGCGCCCGCAGCCCAACAAGCCGCCACGGCCGGCGCCGGCGTCGTTCAGCAATCGGCTGATGCGCTGCAAAGCGCCGCCGCCACGCTGCCGTCGCTGCCCGCGCCCGCCCCGGTCGCCACCCCCGACATGGGCTTCCTGCACTTTGTCGCCCAGAGCGACTTCGTGGGCAAGAGCCTGTTCGTCATCCTGATCCTGATGTCGCTGGTGACTTGGTACCTGATCCTGGTCAAGGCCGCCAGCAATGTCAGCATGCGCAAGCGTTCGGCGGACTTCCTGAACAAGTTCTGGAACGCCAGCTCGCTTGAACAGGTCGAGCACGAAATCAGCACGCACGGCGCGCGCGATCCGTTCTCGCACCTGGCCAGCCACGCGATGCACGCGCAGGCGCACCATAACAAGTTCGGCGCCACCAAGCTGGAAGAGTCGGGCAGCAACTCCGATTTCGTGACGCGCACCATGCGCAAGGTGATCGACGAAGAAACCGCCAAGCTGGAGAACGGCCTGACGGTGCTGGCCTCGGTGGGTTCCACCGCGCCGTTCGTCGGCCTGTTCGGCACGGTGTGGGGCGTGTATCACGCTCTGGTCGGTATCGGCCTGTCCGACGGCGTGACCATCAACCGCATCGCCGGTCCGGTGGGCGAAGCCCTGATCATGACGGGCCTGGGTCTGGCCGTGGCCATTCCCGCGGTGCTGGCGTACAACACCTTCGTGCGCAACAACCGCGTGTTCCTGTCGCGCCTGGACGCCTTTGCCCATGACCTGTTCGCGTTCCTGACCACCGGCCAGCAAGTGATGCTGTCCGACGGCAAGGTGCGCGCCCTGCGCCGCCAGAACGGTAACGGCGCCGCGGTTCAACGCGGGAGCGAATAA
- a CDS encoding LysR family transcriptional regulator: MDLKQIEYFVRVAERRSFSRAAEMLDVAQPTLSRQVRLLELELGQHLLYRNGRGAEPTEAGLRFLEHARALLTLAERAKEDLQTLRATPTGKVVVGLPPRIARVLTPPLVQAFRRGFPEASIAVAEGLSAQVREWLLAGRVDLALLYDPAPSPQLAYESLFREDLVLAAAAGHQPPLPARVAVAQLGDYPLVLPSLPNAIRTLVESVCRAQGVRLKVAAEVDAVQTIVELAAQGDAYAILPRSAARGPAAEHALSLCDIGSPTITNNLVLASARHRPATRLATATGQLIRQLDLSKLFAPGA, translated from the coding sequence ATGGATCTGAAGCAGATCGAATACTTCGTCAGGGTGGCGGAACGGCGCAGTTTCTCGCGCGCCGCCGAAATGCTGGACGTCGCCCAGCCCACCTTGAGCCGCCAGGTGCGCCTGCTGGAGCTGGAGCTTGGCCAGCACCTGCTCTACCGCAACGGCCGCGGGGCCGAACCCACCGAAGCCGGCTTGCGCTTCCTGGAGCATGCGCGCGCCCTGCTGACCCTGGCCGAGCGCGCCAAGGAAGATCTGCAAACGCTGCGCGCCACGCCCACTGGCAAAGTCGTGGTGGGCTTGCCCCCGCGTATCGCCCGCGTGCTGACGCCGCCGCTCGTGCAGGCGTTTCGCCGCGGCTTCCCAGAGGCCTCCATCGCGGTCGCCGAAGGCCTTAGCGCCCAGGTGCGCGAATGGCTGCTGGCCGGGCGGGTTGATCTGGCGCTGCTGTATGACCCCGCGCCCTCGCCCCAGCTTGCCTACGAATCGCTGTTCCGCGAAGACCTGGTGCTGGCCGCCGCCGCCGGCCACCAGCCGCCGCTGCCGGCCCGCGTTGCCGTGGCGCAGTTGGGCGACTATCCGCTGGTGCTGCCCAGCCTGCCCAACGCCATCCGCACCCTGGTCGAAAGCGTGTGCCGCGCGCAGGGCGTGCGCCTGAAGGTGGCTGCCGAGGTGGACGCCGTGCAGACCATCGTGGAACTGGCCGCGCAAGGCGACGCTTACGCCATTCTTCCGCGCTCGGCCGCGCGCGGCCCGGCCGCCGAACATGCCTTGTCGCTTTGCGATATCGGCTCACCCACCATCACCAACAATCTAGTCCTGGCCAGCGCCCGCCACCGGCCCGCCACCCGCCTGGCGACGGCCACCGGGCAACTGATCCGGCAACTGGATTTATCCAAGCTGTTCGCGCCGGGGGCCTGA
- a CDS encoding ExbD/TolR family protein, whose product MAFGSFEGKGSGSHTVSEINMVPLIDVMLVLLVIFIITAPLLAHSIKINMPQVAAEQIEEEPKTVDLAIDASGALFWDEKPVNIDDLPNRFKSIAGTKPQPEIRIRADQNTRYETLAKVMAAARRSGMSRIGFITTPPSSGTATGEAPAGATPGSATPAPAGAPSGG is encoded by the coding sequence ATGGCCTTTGGCAGCTTCGAGGGAAAAGGGTCCGGAAGCCATACGGTTTCCGAGATCAACATGGTGCCCCTGATTGACGTCATGCTGGTGCTGCTGGTGATCTTCATCATCACGGCCCCGCTGCTGGCGCATTCGATCAAGATCAACATGCCCCAGGTGGCCGCCGAGCAGATCGAGGAAGAACCCAAGACGGTCGACCTGGCCATTGATGCCAGCGGCGCGCTGTTCTGGGACGAAAAGCCGGTCAATATTGACGACCTGCCCAATCGCTTCAAGTCGATCGCCGGCACCAAGCCGCAACCCGAGATCCGCATTCGCGCCGATCAGAACACGCGCTACGAAACGCTGGCCAAGGTGATGGCCGCGGCGCGCCGTTCGGGCATGTCGCGCATCGGGTTCATCACGACGCCGCCTTCCAGCGGCACCGCGACTGGCGAAGCGCCGGCTGGGGCAACCCCGGGCAGCGCCACCCCGGCTCCCGCTGGGGCGCCGTCCGGCGGGTGA